One region of Gossypium raimondii isolate GPD5lz chromosome 6, ASM2569854v1, whole genome shotgun sequence genomic DNA includes:
- the LOC105773728 gene encoding type IV inositol polyphosphate 5-phosphatase 11 produces MGNYNTIQGGKGYVKRSKRKKLAIDDSLNKQVPTHDGIKSVMADNLCNFSTNSDLCICMVTWNMNGRVSYEDLVELFGNNRGFDLLVVGLQEVPSKDLARLLQDALVDTHELLGVATMQSLQLYVFGTKNSYMFVEEMKVDKHGVGGCGGMRRRKKGAVAISINYKGLKLVFITCHLSAHARNVEERNSQCRHISHSLFSKYCNNPYTTPAHITVWLGDLNYRLQGINTHPARNLIHRNLHKLLRSKDQLLQEAESGQIFNGYCEGKLAFKPTYKYNIGSSNYDTSYKVRVPAWTDRILFKIEDPNKITANLHCYESVDDIYSSDHKPVRAHLCLKVHK; encoded by the exons ATGGGAAATTACAACACAATACAAGGTGGTAAAGGGTACGTGAAAAGATCAAAGAGGAAGAAACTAGCCATTGATGATTCTCTCAACAAACAAGTTCCAACCCATGATGGAATAAAGTCTGTAATGGCTGATAATCTCTGCAATTTCTCCACAAATTCCGACCTTTGCATTTGCATGGTCACTTGGAACATGAATGGACGG gtcTCGTATGAAGATCTGGTGGAGCTGTTTGGGAACAACCGTGGGTTCGATTTACTTGTGGTTGGCTTGCAAGAAGTGCCTAGCAAGGACCTTGCAAGATTATTGCAGGATGCTCTAGTTGATACTCACGA ATTGTTGGGGGTGGCAACTATGCAGTCTCTGCAACTATATGTGTTTGGAACGAAGAATTCATACATGTTCGTCGAAG AAATGAAGGTGGATAAGCATGGTGTAGGAGGGTGTGGAGGAatgaggagaagaaagaaaggggCAGTGGCAATCAGTATCAATTACAAAGGACTCAAGTTGGTGTTTATCACTTGTCATCTCTCTG CTCATGCTCGGAACGTAGAAGAGAGAAATTCACAGTGCCGGCACATATCGCACTCTCTGTTTTCCAAGTACTGCAACAACCCTTACACCACCCCCGCACACATCACCGTATGGTTGGGCGACCTCAATTACAGGCTCCAAGGCATCAACACCCACCCCGCCCGGAACTTAATACACAGAAACCTTCACAAA CTGCTGAGAAGCAAAGATCAGCTCCTTCAAGAGGCTGAAAGTGGGCAGATTTTCAATGGATATTGTGAGGGAAAACTCGCCTTCAAACCAACTTACAAATACAATATAGGCAGCAGCAATTATGATACAAGTTACAAG gTTCGAGTTCCAGCATGGACAGATCGAATCTTGTTCAAGATCGAAGATCCAAATAAAATTACAGCAAATTTACATTGTTACGAGTCGGTTGATGACATTTATAGTTCGGACCATAAGCCAGTAAGGGCCCACCTTTGTCTCAAAGTCCACAAATAG